From Scleropages formosus chromosome 1, fSclFor1.1, whole genome shotgun sequence, a single genomic window includes:
- the hcfc1b gene encoding host cell factor 1b isoform X4 translates to MVDMSSPGSTGSGTTGTVLQPRWKRVLGWSGPVPRPRHGHRAVAIKELMVVFGGGNEGIVDELHVYNTATNQWFIPAVRGDIPPGCAAYGFVCDGTRLLVFGGMVEYGKYSNDLYELQASRWEWKKLKPKAPKNGPPPCPRLGHSFSLVGSKCYLFGGLANDSEDPKNNIPRYLNDLYILELRPGSGVVGWDIPITYGVLPPPRESHTAVVYTDRANKKSCLVIYGGMSGCRLGDLWTLDIDSLTWNKPTVNGTAPLPRSLHSATTITNKMYVFGGWVPLVMDDVKVATHEKEWKCTNTLACLNLDSMTWESVLMDTLEDNIPRARAGHCAVAINSRLYVWSGRDGYRKAWNNQVCCKDLWYLETERPPAPARVQLVRANTNSLEVNWGTVTTADTYLLQLQKYDIPAATAATSPAVNPTPSLPSNSPKSPAPAAAAPSSQSLPLTGITLVPQVASPTASLPGSPLAAAAARGPAILKVAAPHSSTGTSIVTVRHASQAGKSPVTVTSLPAGVRMVVPAQSTQGTPIGSSPQMSGMAALAAAAAATQKIPPSSAPTVLNVPAGATIVKTVPVTAGTTTLPGTVKVASPVMVSNPATRMLKTAAAQVGTSTVSTPNTPSRPIITVHKSGTVTVAQQAQVVTTVVGGVTKTITLVKSPITMGSSGTLISNLGKVVSVVQTKPVQTSAVTGQASTSPVTQIIQTKGPLPAGTILKLVTSADGKPTTIITTTQAGGTGNKPTILGISSVSPTTTTKPGTTTIIKTIPMSAIITQPGATGVTSTPGIKSPITIITTKMMTAGTGTPGKIITAVPKLGTGPGQQGVTQVVLKGAPGQPGTILRTVPMGGVRLVTPVTVSAVKPTVTTLVVKGTTGVTTLGTVTGTVSTSLAGGSIAGANASLATPITTLGTIATLSSQVINPAAITVSSAPTSLTTASPLPTPTITMQSVNQPTQVTLITTPSGVEAQPVQDLPVSILASPTSEQPTVSVAEAGGDVPGTVTLVCSNPPCETHETGTTNTATTASANMGVQRVCSNPPCETHETGTTNTATTASANIGVQRVCSNPPCETHETGTTNTATVASASMGGVQRVCTNPPSETHETGTTNTATTASSNMGSDQIGTVQSQSGSKSPPSSSSSPPPPSSIPEPSAAPGVLRPENLRTGTTYTSTTAHANMGSDQTGTVQSSQSTPENRRSLSSASCPVSQMCSGKEVPVCSSPSCETHETGTTNTATQVASSMGTGQTGAVQRVCSNPPCETHETGTTNTATQAASSMGTGQTGAVQRVCSNPPCETHETGTTNTATQAASSMGTGQTGAVQRVCSNPPCETHETGTTNTATQAASSMGTGQTGAVQRVCSNPPCETHETGTTNTATQAASSMGTGQTGAVQRVCSNPPCETHETGTTNTATQAASSMGTGQTGAVQRVCSNPPCETHETGTTNTPSTASSNMGASQTGTVQRICSNPPCETHETGTTNTATTATCSMETDEGSVQQSNMPQGDNSADSSSSPALLPEAANPTASQSRAITTVTQATPAPGPSVPAISSIVDASALPCEEAPTELAQEHLPQQQDETLAAEQLQAMPVETAAPEEEGEPMQTECQGELGADSVVGVVSMEEEEATSVAVAVAEAEAAAVLQAEVDQLPMAMETQHSQEEQAEQLEQGVDEAGASHDPEALALPQELMAEGQPTTLMVTGLTPEELAVTAAAEAAAQAAATEEAQALAIQAVLQAAQQAVMSEADAGADGQQTTTIPIVLTQQELAALVQQQQQLQEAQAQAQAAAAAAAAAAAAAAAAAQQQANVQAAALPTEGLAPADSLNDPTSESNGHNEMAAAVSSAVASLLPCTSAESLAPSSTFAPSQPMVVASPVKVQAASSLGEVANGIESAAGKPSPSPAVVKAPVKKENQWMTRGPSQTTAR, encoded by the exons ATGG tcgaTATGTCTTCACCTGGTTCCACGGGATCCGGGACCACGGGCACGGTTCTGCAGCCTCGATGGAAGCGGGTGCTGGGCTGGTCCGGCCCCGTTCCTCGACCGCGACACGGCCACCGAGCTGTCGCTATCAAGGAGCTAATGGTAGTTTTCGGGGGAGGAAATGAAGGAATCGTGGATGAGTTGCACGTATACAACACAG CCACTAACCAGTGGTTTATACCAGCCGTTCGTGGTGACATTCCACCTGGCTGTGCTGCCTATGGTTTTGTGTGCGATGGCACACGCCTGCTGGTCTTTGGCGGCATGGTGGAATATGGCAAGTACAGCAATGACCTGTATGAGCTGCAG GCCAGCCGATGGGAGTGGAAGAAGCTGAAGCCGAAAGCTCCAAAGAATGGCCCCCCTCCTTGCCCTCGCCTGGGCCACAGCTTCTCCTTGGTTGGAAGCAAGTGCTATCTGTTTGGGGGACTGGCTAATGACAGCGAAGATCCCAAGAACAACATTCCCAG GTACCTGAATGACTTGTACATCCTGGAGCTGCGTCCTGGCTCCGGAGTTGTTGGGTGGGACATCCCCATCACATATGGTGTGCTGCCGCCCCCTCGCGAGAGCCACACGGCTGTGGTCTACACTGATAGAGCCAACAAGAAGTCTTGCCTGGTTATCTATGGAGGCATGAGCGGGTGCCGCTTGGGAGACCTGTGGACCCTTGACATCG ACTCCCTGACCTGGAACAAGCCTACCGTGAATGGCACAGCTCCGCTGCCACGCAGCCTCCATTCAGCCACTACCATCACTAACAA GATGTATGTGTTTGGAGGGTGGGTGCCCCTGGTCATGGATGACGTGAAAGTGGCAACACATGAGAAGGAGTGGAAGTGCACAAACACTCTGGCCTGCCTCAATTTGG ACTCCATGACATGGGAATCAGTGTTGATGGACACTCTAGAGGACAACATTCCAAGAGCCCGAGCAGGACACTGTGCTGTTGCCATCAACTCGCGCCTCTATGTCTGGAGTGGTCGTGATGGCTACCGCAAAGCCTGGAACAACCAAGTCTGTTGCAAAGACCTTTGGTACTTGGAGACAG AGAGACCACCAGCCCCAGCAAGAGTCCAGCTGGTTCGTGCCAACACAAACTCCCTGGAAGTGAATTGGGGCACAGTGACCACAGCTGACACATACCTGTTGCAGCTGCAGAAGTATGACATCCCTGCTGCCACAGCTGCAACTTCACCAGCTGTCAACCCCACACCCTCACTGCCCAGCAACTCTCCGAAGAGccctgctcctgcagcagcGGCCCCTTCCTCACAGAGCCTGCCCCTCACTGGCATCACACTTGTGCCCCAGGTGGCCTCACCCACCGCCTCTCTGCCTGGTAGCCCACTGGCTGCCGCTGCGGCCCGTGGACCAG CCATCCTGAAGGTAGCAGCACCCCATTCCAGCACTGGGACCTCTATTGTCACTGTGCGGCATGCCAGTCAAGCTGGAAAATCTCCCGTCACTGTGACCTCACTTCCGGCTGGTGTCCGAATGGTTGTTCCTGCACAGAGCACTCAAGGAACG CCAATTGGAAGCAGTCCCCAAATGAGTGGAATGGCagctcttgctgctgctgctgcagccacaCAGAAGATTCCCCCATCATCGGCCCCCACTGTACTCAATGTGCCTGCTGGTGCCACCATTGTCAAAACGGTGCCAGTTACTGCTGGTACCACTACCCTGCCGGGCACTGTCAAAGTGGCATCGCCTGTTATG gttaGTAACCCTGCCACCCGCATGCTTAAGACGGCAGCAGCCCAAGTGGGAACATCAACAGTTTCCACGCCCAATACACCCTCGCGGCCCATCATTACCGTGCACAAGTCTGGCACTGTCACTGTTGCTCAGCAAGCCCAAGTAGTCACGACTGTGGTGGGTGGTGTCACCAAGACCATCACTCTCGTCAAGAGTCCCATCACGATGGGAAGTAGCGGTACACTG ATCTCCAATCTGGGGAAGGTGGTGTCTGTTGTGCAGACCAAGCCAGTGCAGACCTCTGCTGTGACAGGTCAAGCTTCCACCAGCCCGGTCACTCAGATCATACAG ACAAAGGGTCCTCTCCCTGCTGGCACCATCCTCAAGCTGGTAACTTCAGCAGATGGAAAGCCCACCACCATCATTACTACCACCCAGGCAGGGGGCACTGGCAACAAGCCCACCATCCTGGGGATCAGCAGTGTGTCACCTACAACCACCACCAAGCCAGGCACCACCACCATTATCAAGACCATCCCCATGTCAGCTATCATAACCCAGCCTGGAGCCACAG GAGTGACTAGCACCCCAGGGATCAAGTCGCCCATCACAATTATCACTACTAAGATGATGACGGCTGGCACAGGAACACCTGGAAAAATCATCACGGCTGTGCCCAAGTTGGGTACAGGACCTGGCCAACAGGGGGTGACACAG GTAGTTCTGAAGGGGGCACCAGGTCAGCCAGGCACTATTCTCCGCACAGTGCCTATGGGTGGGGTCCGTCTGGTTACCCCTGTCACTGTGTCTGCTGTCAAGCCAACCGTGACCACACTTGTCGTCAAGGGAACAACTG GTGTTACCACTCTTGGGACTGTGACAGGAACAGTTTCCACCAGTCTTGCAGGAGGCAGCATTGCCGGTGCTAATGCCTCCCTAGCAACTCCCATCACCACCCTGGGCACCATTGCAACCCTGTCCAGTCAAGTGATCAATCCTGCTGCCATCACTGTCTCCAGTGCCCCAACCAGCTTGACTACAGCGTCACCTTTGCCCACTCCGACCATCACCATGCAG TCTGTGAACCAGCCGACCCAGGTGACCCTGATAACCACCCCCAGTGGTGTAGAAGCTCAGCCGGTGCAGGACTTGCCAGTGTCCATCCTTGCCTCACCCACCTCCGAGCAACCTACTGTTAGTGTGGCTGAGGCAGGGGGTGATGTGCCCGGGACTGTAACATTGGTTTGTTCAAACCCGCCGTGTGAGACCCACGAGACCGGGACCACCAACACAGCAACCACAGCCTCAGCAAACATGGGAGTCCAACGCGTGTGCTCAAACCCTCCGTGTGAGACCCATGAAACCGGGACCACCAACACAGCCACCACCGCTTCTGCCAATATAGGAGTGCAGCGCGTGTGCTCAAACCCTCCTTGCGAGACCCATGAGACCGGGACCACCAACACAGCCACTGTGGCCTCTGCAAGCATGGGCGGAGTACAGCGAGTGTGCACCAACCCACCATCGGAGACTCATGAAACTGGCACCACCAACACCGCCACCACCGCCAGCTCCAACATGGGCTCTGACCAGATAGGCACCGTCCAGAGCCAGTCTGGTTCAAAGTCTCCGCCCTCTAGCTCCTCTTCTCCGCCACCTCCCTCCTCCATTCCAGAGCCCAGCGCTGCCCCTGGCGTCCTGCGGCCAGAGAACCTGCGCACCGGCACCACATACACCTCCACCACAGCGCATGCCAACATGGGCTCTGACCAGACGGGCACTGTGCAGAGCTCACAGTCCACCCCAGAGAACCGTAGATCCCTCAGCAGTGCCTCTTGTCCTGTCTCCCAGATGTGCTCAGGGAAAGAAGTTCCAGTCTGCTCCAGTCCATCCTGTGAGACCCACGAGACAGGCACCACCAACACAGCTACCCAGGTAGCTTCCAGCATGGGCACTGGGCAGACTGGGGCGgtgcagagagtgtgttccaatcCACCCTGTGAGACCCATGAGACAGGCACCACCAACACAGCTACCCAGGCAGCTTCCAGCATGGGCACTGGGCAGACTGGGGCGgtgcagagagtgtgttccaatcCACCCTGTGAGACTCATGAGACAGGCACCACCAACACAGCTACCCAGGCAGCTTCCAGCATGGGCACTGGGCAGACTGGGGCGgtgcagagagtgtgttccaatcCACCCTGTGAGACCCATGAGACAGGCACCACCAACACAGCTACTCAGGCAGCTTCCAGCATGGGCACTGGGCAGACTGGGGCGgtgcagagagtgtgttccaatcCACCCTGTGAGACTCATGAGACAGGCACCACCAACACAGCTACTCAGGCAGCTTCCAGCATGGGCACTGGGCAGACTGGGGCGgtgcagagagtgtgttccaatcCACCCTGTGAGACTCATGAGACAGGCACCACCAACACAGCTACTCAGGCAGCTTCCAGCATGGGCACTGGGCAGACTGGGGCGgtacagagagtgtgttccaaccCACCCTGTGAGACTCATGAGACGGGCACCACCAACACACCATCAACAGCCTCCTCTAACATGGGTGCCAGCCAGACGGGCACTGTGCAGAggatctgctccaatccgcccTGTGAGACCCACGAGACCGGGACCACCAACACAGCTACCACAGCCACGTGCAGCATGGAGACTGATGAAGGTTCAG TTCAGCAGAGCAATATGCCACAGGGAGACAACAGCGCAGACTCTTCTTCCTCTCCTGCTCTCTTGCCTGAAGCAGCTAATCCCACTGCGTCGCAGAGCCGAGCCATTACCACTGTGACTCAGGCAACACCAGCGCCAGGACCTTCAGTGCCT GCAATCTCTTCAATCGTGGATGCCTCAGCTCTACCGTGTGAAGAGGCTCCGACTGAGCTGGCCCAGGAGCACCTGccacagcagcaggatgaaACCTTGGCTGCTGAGCAGCTCCAGGCGATGCCTGTGGAAACTGCTGCTCCGGAGGAAGAGGGTGAGCCGATGCAGACAGAGTGCCAGGGGGAGCTGGGAGCGGATTCTGTCGTAGGGGTGGTGtccatggaggaggaggaagccaCCAGTGTCGCGGTGGCTGTAGCAGAAGCGGAAGCAGCAGCTGTgttacaggcagaggtggatcAGTTACCAATGGCCATGGAGACACAGCACAGTCAAGAAGAACAAGCAGAG CAGTtggagcaaggagttgatgaggCAGGAGCATCCCATGACCCAGAAGCCCTAGCGCTGCCCCAGGAGCTCATGGCAGAGGGGCAGCCCACCACCCTAATGGTAACAGGCCTTACTCCGGAGGAGTTAGCAGTTACTGCAGCTGCAGAGGCAGCTGCTCAAGCAGCAGCCACAGAGGAAGCCCAGGCCCTGGCCATCCAGGCCGTCCTGCAGGCTGCACAGCAGGCTGTCATGA GTGAGGCTGATGCAGGTGCTGATGGTCAGCAGACCACCACAATTCCCATAGTGCTCACACAGCAGGAGCTGGCTGCTttggtccagcagcagcagcagttgcaGGAAGCCCAAGCACAAGCCCAAGcagccgccgctgccgccgccgctgctgctgccgcaGCCGCAGCTGCTGCCCAACAGCAGGCTAACGTCCAGGCCGCTGCCCTGCCCACAGAGGGTTTGGCCCCTGCTGACAGCCTCAACGATCCCACATCTGAGAGTAATGGGCACAATGAGATGGCTGCTGCAGTTTCCAGTGCCGTGGCCAGCCTGCTGCCCTGCACCTCTGCTGAGA GTCTGGCCCCATCAAGTACCTTTGCACCCTCGCAGCCCATGGTTGTTGCCAGCCCTGTTAAAGTGCAGGCAGCATCTTCTCTGGGCGAGGTGGCTAATGGCATTGAATCTGCAGCAGGG AAGCCGAGTCCCTCACCTGCTGTTGTCAAGGCCcctgtgaaaaaggaaaaccaGTG GATGACTCGGGGGCCATCCCAGACTACAGCCAGATGA